The Pseudomonadota bacterium genome includes a region encoding these proteins:
- a CDS encoding YifB family Mg chelatase-like AAA ATPase — protein sequence MGLATTRSRAAVGIEAPQVSVEVNLASGLPLFGIVGLPETAVRESKDRVRAAVKNSGFALSSWRVTVSLAPADLPKEGARFDLPIAVGMLAASDQIRREGLEQWEFLGELSMTGRLRGVKGALPAILKARDAGHKLVLPRANAEEAALVADAEVYLAESLAELAAALNGCQRLARPQPAVEQASRPGLPDLSDVLGQHRARRALEIAAAGGHNLLLMGPPGTGKTLLASRLPGILPPMAEGEALEAAAIASVAGRELDPATWRQRRFRAPHHTASGVALVGGGSKPRPGEISLAHGGVLFLDELPEFSRHVLEVLREPLESGRVVISRAAVQAEFPAAFQLVAAMNPCPCGYEGDPSGRCGCTPDQIRRYRDRISGPLLDRIDLHVEVPRQSLKDLPPGESSADVRERVLAARERQAAREVVNARLDVAGIRSHCTIDEHCANLLETACERLRLSARAHHRILRVARTIADLDGNERIGVQHLSEAIGYRQLDRRQNAFAASA from the coding sequence ATGGGCCTGGCTACCACAAGATCGCGCGCCGCCGTCGGCATCGAGGCGCCACAGGTCAGCGTCGAGGTCAACCTGGCATCCGGGCTGCCGCTGTTCGGCATTGTCGGCCTGCCTGAAACAGCCGTGCGCGAGAGCAAGGATCGGGTGCGTGCGGCTGTCAAGAACTCCGGGTTCGCCCTGTCTTCGTGGCGCGTGACCGTATCGCTGGCACCGGCCGACCTGCCCAAGGAAGGGGCGCGCTTCGACCTGCCGATCGCCGTCGGCATGCTGGCCGCATCCGACCAGATCCGGCGCGAAGGCCTGGAGCAGTGGGAGTTCCTCGGCGAGCTGTCGATGACCGGGCGACTGCGCGGCGTCAAGGGCGCGCTGCCGGCCATTCTCAAGGCCCGCGATGCCGGCCACAAACTGGTGCTGCCGCGCGCCAATGCCGAAGAAGCCGCACTGGTCGCTGACGCCGAAGTCTACCTGGCCGAGTCCCTGGCCGAGCTGGCTGCTGCACTCAACGGCTGTCAGCGCCTGGCCCGCCCGCAGCCGGCCGTTGAGCAGGCATCCCGGCCCGGCCTGCCCGATCTGAGCGACGTACTGGGCCAGCATCGTGCCCGGCGTGCGCTGGAGATCGCCGCCGCCGGCGGCCACAATCTGCTGCTGATGGGGCCCCCGGGCACCGGCAAGACCCTGCTGGCCTCTCGCCTGCCCGGCATCCTGCCGCCGATGGCCGAGGGCGAGGCGCTCGAGGCGGCGGCGATCGCCTCGGTGGCCGGGCGCGAGCTGGACCCGGCGACCTGGCGGCAGCGCAGGTTTCGCGCACCCCACCACACCGCCTCGGGCGTGGCCCTGGTCGGCGGGGGCTCGAAGCCGCGGCCCGGCGAGATCTCGCTGGCGCACGGCGGCGTGCTGTTCCTTGATGAACTGCCCGAGTTCTCGCGCCACGTGCTGGAGGTGCTGCGCGAGCCGCTCGAATCCGGCCGCGTGGTGATTTCGCGCGCGGCGGTGCAGGCGGAGTTCCCCGCTGCGTTTCAATTGGTCGCGGCGATGAACCCCTGCCCCTGCGGTTACGAGGGCGACCCGTCCGGGCGCTGTGGATGCACGCCCGACCAGATCCGGCGCTACCGCGATCGCATCTCTGGCCCGCTGCTCGACCGCATCGACCTGCATGTGGAAGTGCCGCGCCAGTCGCTCAAGGACCTGCCGCCGGGCGAGTCCTCGGCCGACGTGCGCGAGCGAGTGCTGGCGGCGCGCGAGCGGCAGGCGGCGCGGGAAGTCGTCAACGCCCGCCTGGATGTCGCCGGCATCCGCAGCCACTGCACGATCGACGAGCACTGCGCCAACCTGCTCGAGACCGCCTGCGAGCGGCTGCGCCTGTCGGCCCGAGCGCACCACCGCATCCTGCGCGTGGCCCGCACCATCGCCGATCTCGACGGCAACGAACGGATCGGCGTGCAGCACTTGAGCGAGGCAATCGGCTACCGCCAGCTCGACCGCCGCCAGAACGCGTTTGCCGCCTCCGCCTGA
- a CDS encoding PaaI family thioesterase, with amino-acid sequence MNEPCLQERYAPHNACFGCGPANDKGLRIRSFAQGERVVADWQPEPYHEAFPGVLNGGIIGSLLDCHMNWTAAWHLMQSQGLDKPPCTVTMEYSVKLRRPTPSDGPLHLEAWVTDSDDRIVTVEAELSAGGELCDRATGRFVAVKPGHPAYHRW; translated from the coding sequence ATGAACGAACCCTGCTTGCAGGAACGCTACGCCCCGCACAACGCCTGCTTCGGCTGCGGACCAGCCAACGACAAGGGCCTGCGCATCCGTTCCTTTGCGCAAGGCGAACGCGTCGTCGCCGACTGGCAGCCCGAGCCGTATCACGAGGCGTTCCCCGGCGTACTCAATGGCGGCATCATCGGCTCGCTGCTCGACTGCCACATGAACTGGACCGCGGCCTGGCACCTGATGCAGTCGCAGGGCCTCGACAAGCCGCCGTGCACAGTGACGATGGAATACAGCGTCAAGCTGCGCCGCCCGACCCCTTCGGACGGACCCCTGCACCTGGAGGCCTGGGTGACCGACTCCGACGACCGCATCGTGACCGTCGAGGCCGAACTGTCAGCCGGTGGCGAACTCTGCGACCGGGCCACCGGCAGGTTCGTTGCGGTAAAACCCGGGCATCCGGCCTACCATCGCTGGTAA
- the trmB gene encoding tRNA (guanosine(46)-N7)-methyltransferase TrmB: MNEPTYLRRIRSFVRRPGRLTPGQRRALDELLPRYGIGRDVVDLRYAFDRHAPLVVEIGFGNGQALAWMAGNEADKNFVGIEVHEPGVGRLLKSLDEMELTNVRVAMRDAVEVLAEQVAPASLDEARIYFPDPWPKKRHHKRRLIQPPFLELLASRMKPGGLLHLATDWAPYADWMVDAIEEVPALVLKGDPFVPRPAWRPQTHFERRGQRKGHAIFDILCRLGRHRPADAGSRRP; encoded by the coding sequence ATGAACGAACCAACGTACCTCCGCCGTATCCGCAGCTTCGTGCGCCGACCGGGCCGTCTTACGCCGGGCCAGCGGCGAGCGCTCGACGAGCTGCTGCCGCGCTATGGTATCGGGCGCGATGTGGTCGATTTGCGCTATGCCTTCGATCGCCATGCGCCGCTGGTCGTGGAGATCGGCTTCGGCAATGGTCAGGCCCTGGCCTGGATGGCGGGCAATGAAGCCGACAAGAATTTTGTCGGCATCGAGGTGCACGAGCCCGGCGTGGGCCGCCTGCTCAAAAGCCTGGACGAGATGGAGCTGACCAATGTGCGCGTGGCCATGCGCGATGCCGTTGAAGTGCTGGCCGAGCAGGTGGCTCCGGCCAGCCTCGACGAGGCCCGGATCTACTTTCCCGATCCCTGGCCGAAAAAGCGCCACCACAAGCGGCGCCTGATCCAGCCGCCGTTTCTCGAGCTGCTGGCCTCACGCATGAAACCCGGTGGCCTACTACACCTGGCCACCGACTGGGCGCCGTATGCCGACTGGATGGTCGATGCTATCGAAGAGGTGCCGGCGCTGGTTCTTAAGGGCGATCCTTTCGTGCCGAGACCGGCCTGGCGGCCGCAGACGCACTTCGAGCGTCGCGGCCAGCGAAAGGGTCACGCCATTTTCGATATCCTCTGCCGCCTTGGCCGACACCGGCCGGCTGACGCCGGATCGAGGCGCCCCTAA
- a CDS encoding EamA family transporter, with protein MWLLWVVTLVWAFSFSLIGVYLSGQVDDFVSVFVRVALALVLFAPLLLRARPGWHVAASLMAIGAVQIGLMYLFLFHAYGYLSVPELLLFTIFTPLYVTLIDEVMRSRRHVPGRFWAGAALAVAGAAVIRFGSVGGEYLVGFLLVQGANLCFAAGQVAFKRLALGGTVSQVQTFGFFFFGAAIVTGLAMLIFADHGRWPQTSLQWAILLWLGLGASGLGYLGWNLGAKRVNTGQLAVMNNMLIPAGILVNVLLWSRDVDWPRLLVGGAIIIAAVWVCRAPVRRAGQLQ; from the coding sequence ATGTGGCTGCTTTGGGTTGTGACGCTGGTCTGGGCCTTCAGCTTTTCGCTGATCGGTGTGTATCTGTCGGGCCAGGTCGATGATTTTGTCTCGGTGTTCGTGCGCGTGGCGCTGGCGCTGGTGCTGTTCGCGCCGCTGCTGCTGCGCGCGCGGCCGGGCTGGCACGTGGCCGCGTCTCTGATGGCGATCGGCGCGGTGCAGATCGGGCTGATGTATCTGTTTCTGTTCCACGCCTACGGCTATCTGAGCGTGCCCGAGCTGCTGCTCTTTACCATCTTCACGCCGCTGTACGTGACCCTGATCGACGAGGTCATGCGCTCGCGCCGGCACGTGCCCGGCCGGTTCTGGGCCGGGGCGGCGCTGGCCGTGGCCGGGGCGGCGGTGATCCGCTTCGGTTCGGTCGGCGGCGAGTATCTCGTCGGCTTTCTTCTGGTGCAGGGGGCCAACCTGTGCTTTGCCGCCGGCCAGGTCGCCTTCAAGCGCCTGGCGCTGGGCGGAACCGTCTCGCAGGTGCAGACCTTCGGTTTCTTCTTTTTCGGCGCGGCCATCGTCACCGGCCTGGCGATGCTGATCTTCGCCGACCACGGCCGCTGGCCGCAGACTTCGCTGCAGTGGGCCATCCTGCTGTGGCTCGGTCTGGGCGCTTCGGGTCTGGGTTACCTGGGCTGGAACCTGGGCGCGAAGCGGGTCAACACCGGCCAGCTGGCGGTGATGAACAATATGCTCATCCCGGCCGGCATCCTGGTGAACGTCCTGCTCTGGAGCCGGGATGTGGATTGGCCCCGGCTGCTCGTCGGCGGGGCGATCATCATCGCGGCCGTGTGGGTCTGTCGCGCGCCGGTGAGGCGTGCGGGCCAATTACAATAG
- a CDS encoding BamA/TamA family outer membrane protein, whose amino-acid sequence MARGTRLLLLSLLLASFAARAITVSTEISGLDGELLANVRASVSLVQAEQFEEVSLWRLRQMTDQAREEVRQALRPFGYYAPRVRVRLIEPEDGGDQWRARLEIDAGEPVRVDAITIEITGGSADDPELQAWRREWPLKTGDRLDHARWEAAWRELERLAEERGYFRARFDTRRVTVDAERRQADLEIRFDTGPRYRFGRYDAPDQPFSESLMDRLHILEVDEPFDVERVDRQREALVRSGLFERVVIETERDDERGRVDLHYRLVPRPPNTWRATVGFGTDTGARFHLGWTRHYLGSRGNRFEAALGAQQHNREYVLQAEYRHPHGDNPSEFLTAGTTLRSERDDFRFYEQDRIEPVFEAFGGRREQAELTFGRLQERRLWPKRFQGLEERLFVSILNESFDAFREASFSPENEALLEANPELRPYLDTDSQVIAFGGRWHLPSIEGSGFAARGSVWRAHLIGAHESAGSDVSFAQAWVSGRWHLLLGDRHKLLLRGEAGYTQADTQRLDIVLDDRSLDLTLTELPERFRFKTGGDRTVRGYGFEDLSTNRNGANHLLVGSVEYEYRVGENWSLAAFADIGNAFNDFDDRKLKRGVGVGFRWYTMIGPLRIDIAQALDEVDDPWRLHFTIGTQLL is encoded by the coding sequence ATGGCACGGGGGACGAGACTGCTGCTGCTTTCGCTGTTGCTCGCCTCCTTTGCCGCGCGGGCGATTACCGTGTCGACCGAGATCTCCGGTCTCGACGGCGAACTGCTGGCCAACGTGCGCGCTTCCGTCTCGCTGGTCCAGGCCGAGCAGTTCGAGGAGGTTTCGCTGTGGCGACTGCGCCAGATGACCGATCAGGCGCGCGAGGAAGTCCGGCAGGCGCTGCGCCCGTTCGGCTACTACGCGCCGCGCGTCCGGGTCCGGCTGATCGAACCCGAAGACGGCGGCGATCAGTGGCGCGCCCGGCTCGAGATCGACGCCGGCGAGCCGGTGCGGGTCGATGCGATCACGATCGAGATCACCGGCGGGAGCGCGGACGACCCCGAACTGCAGGCGTGGCGGCGGGAATGGCCGCTGAAGACCGGCGACCGCCTCGACCATGCCCGCTGGGAAGCCGCCTGGCGCGAACTCGAGCGCCTGGCCGAGGAGCGCGGCTACTTCCGCGCCCGCTTCGACACCCGCCGCGTCACGGTCGACGCCGAACGCCGGCAGGCCGACCTCGAAATCCGCTTCGACACCGGCCCGCGCTATCGCTTCGGCCGCTACGACGCACCCGACCAGCCGTTCAGCGAATCGCTGATGGATCGGCTGCATATCCTGGAGGTCGATGAGCCCTTCGACGTCGAGCGCGTCGACCGGCAGCGCGAAGCCCTGGTGCGCTCGGGCCTGTTCGAGCGCGTGGTCATCGAAACCGAGCGCGATGACGAGCGCGGGCGCGTCGACCTGCACTATCGGCTCGTACCGCGCCCGCCCAACACCTGGCGCGCCACCGTCGGCTTCGGCACCGATACCGGCGCCCGCTTTCATCTGGGCTGGACGCGCCACTACCTGGGCTCTCGCGGCAACCGCTTCGAGGCCGCGCTGGGCGCCCAGCAGCACAACCGCGAATACGTCCTGCAGGCCGAGTACCGCCACCCGCACGGCGACAACCCGTCAGAGTTCCTGACCGCCGGCACCACCCTGCGCAGCGAACGCGACGACTTCCGCTTCTACGAGCAGGATCGCATCGAGCCGGTCTTCGAGGCCTTCGGCGGACGTCGCGAGCAGGCCGAGCTGACCTTCGGCCGGCTGCAGGAACGCCGGCTCTGGCCGAAACGTTTCCAGGGCCTGGAAGAGCGGTTGTTCGTGTCGATCCTCAACGAAAGCTTCGACGCCTTCCGCGAGGCCTCCTTCAGCCCGGAAAACGAGGCCCTGCTCGAAGCCAACCCCGAACTGCGGCCCTACCTCGATACCGACAGCCAGGTGATTGCCTTCGGCGGGCGCTGGCACCTGCCGAGCATCGAAGGCAGCGGCTTCGCCGCCCGCGGTTCGGTCTGGCGCGCCCACCTGATCGGCGCGCACGAGTCGGCCGGCTCCGACGTCAGCTTCGCCCAGGCCTGGGTGAGCGGGCGCTGGCACCTGCTGCTCGGCGACCGCCACAAGCTCCTGCTGCGCGGCGAGGCCGGCTACACGCAAGCCGACACGCAGCGCCTGGATATCGTTTTGGATGATCGCAGCCTGGACCTGACCCTGACCGAGCTGCCCGAACGCTTCCGCTTCAAGACCGGCGGCGACCGCACCGTGCGCGGCTATGGCTTCGAGGATTTGAGCACCAACCGCAATGGCGCCAACCACCTGCTGGTCGGCTCGGTCGAGTATGAATACCGCGTCGGCGAGAACTGGTCGCTGGCGGCCTTTGCCGACATCGGCAACGCCTTCAACGACTTCGACGACCGCAAGCTCAAGCGCGGCGTGGGCGTGGGCTTTCGCTGGTATACGATGATCGGGCCGCTGCGCATCGACATCGCCCAGGCCCTCGACGAAGTCGACGATCCCTGGCGCCTGCATTTCACCATCGGCACACAACTGTTATGA
- a CDS encoding geranyl transferase produces MSSKRRFDQRADGLVERCERALSQQLDPDASGDSTLARAMRYAVFNGGKRLRPLLVYASGEALGIAAPALDAPACAVELIHCYSLVHDDLPAMDDDPLRRGQPTVHLAFSEATAILAGDALQALAFEMLTDVPDARAARQMIGELSRACGVAGMAGGQALDLLFEGQRPDRAAVEDMFRRKTGALIRAAVLMPTALHGDIADADRAALAGFAETVGLAFQIRDDLLEIEGETESIGKASTSDRSRAKATWPGLFGIKAAHQRINELGDRARACLDTIAGDTRGLRWLADRLLNRRS; encoded by the coding sequence ATGAGCAGTAAACGCCGATTCGACCAGCGCGCCGATGGCCTGGTCGAACGCTGCGAGCGCGCGCTGTCACAGCAACTTGACCCCGATGCCTCCGGCGACTCCACGCTCGCCAGAGCCATGCGCTACGCCGTATTCAACGGCGGCAAACGGCTGCGGCCCCTGCTGGTCTATGCCTCGGGCGAGGCGCTGGGGATCGCGGCACCAGCGCTTGATGCGCCCGCCTGCGCAGTTGAGCTGATTCACTGCTACTCGCTGGTGCATGACGATCTGCCGGCCATGGATGATGACCCGCTGCGGCGCGGCCAGCCCACGGTCCACCTGGCGTTTAGCGAAGCGACGGCCATCCTGGCCGGTGACGCACTGCAGGCACTGGCCTTCGAGATGCTGACCGATGTGCCTGACGCCCGCGCGGCACGCCAGATGATCGGCGAGTTGTCCCGTGCCTGCGGCGTGGCGGGCATGGCCGGCGGCCAGGCGCTGGATCTGCTGTTCGAGGGCCAGAGGCCCGACCGCGCGGCCGTCGAGGACATGTTCCGGCGCAAGACTGGCGCCCTGATCCGCGCGGCTGTGCTGATGCCGACCGCGCTGCACGGCGATATCGCGGATGCCGATCGTGCCGCCCTCGCCGGCTTTGCCGAGACCGTTGGTCTGGCCTTCCAGATCCGCGACGACCTGCTCGAGATCGAGGGCGAGACCGAATCAATCGGCAAGGCCAGCACCAGCGACCGCAGCCGCGCCAAGGCCACCTGGCCGGGTCTGTTCGGCATCAAGGCCGCCCACCAGCGCATTAACGAGCTCGGCGACCGGGCACGCGCCTGCCTGGACACCATCGCCGGAGATACACGCGGCCTGCGCTGGCTGGCCGACCGGTTGCTCAACCGCCGATCCTAG